In Leptodactylus fuscus isolate aLepFus1 chromosome 2, aLepFus1.hap2, whole genome shotgun sequence, one genomic interval encodes:
- the NR4A1 gene encoding nuclear receptor subfamily 4immunitygroup A member 1 isoform X3, with translation MPCIQAQYGSLSQCAGPSDNYVPDILNSEFSKFTMDLVNSEIAASTSLPSFSTFMDGYTGEFDAFLYQIPSSTPQSSLKVEEFQVFGCYPGSFTNQVDETMSSSGSDYYGSPCSIPSPSTPGFQNPQVPTWESSYGAYSPTQNYDSMRPWTDQQKNSIPQSSFFSFGTPSHSPNMAPNSLKMTQGPHRLEQQVVDPDVFALAQSSSAGFPTIPIGQGPVVLDSSVILDSPLSPSKARSPSSNEGRCAVCGDNASCQHYGVRTCEGCKGFFKRTVQKNAKYICLANKDCPVDKRRRNRCQFCRFQKCLAVGMVKEVLTRNMILSVVRTDSLKGRRGRLPSKPKPVSDSSPVSLINSLVRAHIDTIPNSSNLDYSQYQENVPILLEKENPVDVQQFYDLLSGSLEVIRKWAEKIQGFAELPKEDQDLLLESSFLELFILRLAYSSKPEEGKLIFCNGVVLHRMQCVRGFGEWIDSIIDFAHSLQRMNIDVPSFSCLSALVIITDRHGLKEPKKVEELQSRIINCLKEHVPSSLSEQNRSNCLSKLLGKLPELRTLCTQGLQRIFYLKLEDLVPPPPIVEKIFMDTLPF, from the exons ATGCCCTGTATTCAAGCACAGTATGGAAGTCTGTCTCAATGTGCAGGCCCCAGTGACAATTATGTTCCAGACATCTTAAACTCTGAGTTCAGTAAGTTCACCATGGACCTTGTTAACAGTGAAATTGCAGCTTCCACTTCATTGCCCAGTTTCAGCACCTTCATGGACGGTTACACTGGAGAATTTGATGCTTTTCTCTACCAGATACCTTCATCAACACCCCAGTCATCACTGAAGGTGGAGGAGTTTCAAGTGTTCGGCTGTTATCCAGGTTCTTTCACAAATCAGGTGGATGAAACCATGTCATCGAGTGGTTCAGATTATTATGGAAGCCCTTGTTCCATCCCATCTCCATCTACACCAGGTTTCCAGAATCCTCAAGTTCCTACATGGGAGAGCTCTTATGGAGCCTACTCTCCAACTCAGAATTATGACAGCATGAGGCCATGGACTGATCAACAGAAAAACAGCATTCCAcagtcttcttttttttcttttgggacACCATCTCACAGCCCAAACATGGCTCCCAATTCATTAAAGATGACCCAAGGTCCGCATAGACTTGAACAGCAGGTTGTGGATCCTGATGTGTTTGCACTAGCACAAAGCTCTTCTGCCGGATTTCCCACTATCCCTATTGGTCAGGGGCCTGTGGTACTGGATAGCTCGGTTATATTGGACAGTCCTTTATCTCCTTCGAAAGCACGGAGTCCCAGCTCAAACGAAGGGCGCTGTGCTGTCTGCGGAGATAATGCTTCATGTCAACATTACGGCGTACGAACCTGTGAAGGCTGTAAAGGTTTTTTCAAG AGGACTGTACAGAAAAATGCCAAGTACATCTGCTTGGCTAACAAGGACTGTCCCGTGGACAAAAGGCGCAGGAATCGCTGCCAGTTCTGTCGGTTTCAAAAATGCTTAGCAGTGGGAATGGTAAAAGAAG TACTAACCAGGAATATGATTCTTTCAGTTGTACGTACAGACAGCTTAAAGGGCAGGAGGGGTCGCCTTCCATCAAAACCAAAGCCAGTTTCAGACTCTTCTCCGGTCAGTCTCATCAACTCACTGGTGAGGGCGCACATCGACACCATCCCCAATTCTAGCAATCTGGATTACTCACAG TACCAAGAGAACGTCCCCATTCTGCTGGAGAAGGAGAATCCTGTAGATGTGCAGCAGTTCTACGACCTCCTGTCTGGTTCTTTGGAAGTGATCCGCAAATGGGCTGAGAAAATCCAGGGCTTTGCAGAGCTTCCTAAAGAAGATCAGGATCTTCTTCTGGAGTCTTCTTTCCTGGAACTCTTCATCCTTCGACTTGCTTACAG CTCAAAGCCTGAGGAGGGGAAGCTAATCTTCTGCAATGGAGTGGTTCTTCATCGAATGCAGTGTGTCAGAGGGTTTGGCGAGTGGATTGACTCTATCATTGACTTTGCACACAGCCTCCAACGTATGAATATTGATGTCCCATCATTTTCCTGTCTCTCTGCCCTTGTTATCATCACAG ACCGACATGGCCTGAAAGAACCCAAGAAAGTAGAAGAACTGCAAAGCAGGATTATCAATTGCCTTAAAGAGCATGTACCATCAAGCCTGAGTGAGCAGAACCGATCCAACTGTCTGTCCAAGTTACTGGGCAAACTTCCTGAGCTCCGCACTTTGTGTACGCAGGGCCTCCAGCGCATTTTTTACCTGAAGTTAGAGGATCTAGTACCACCTCCTCCTATCGTAGAGAAGATCTTCATGGACACACTGCCCTTCTAA
- the NR4A1 gene encoding nuclear receptor subfamily 4immunitygroup A member 1 isoform X2 produces the protein MQDWSTVSSAGSGETQTQCWKGWRAASQPADSPHRGPPADTSEMPCIQAQYGSLSQCAGPSDNYVPDILNSEFSKFTMDLVNSEIAASTSLPSFSTFMDGYTGEFDAFLYQIPSSTPQSSLKVEEFQVFGCYPGSFTNQVDETMSSSGSDYYGSPCSIPSPSTPGFQNPQVPTWESSYGAYSPTQNYDSMRPWTDQQKNSIPQSSFFSFGTPSHSPNMAPNSLKMTQGPHRLEQQVVDPDVFALAQSSSAGFPTIPIGQGPVVLDSSVILDSPLSPSKARSPSSNEGRCAVCGDNASCQHYGVRTCEGCKGFFKRTVQKNAKYICLANKDCPVDKRRRNRCQFCRFQKCLAVGMVKEVVRTDSLKGRRGRLPSKPKPVSDSSPVSLINSLVRAHIDTIPNSSNLDYSQYQENVPILLEKENPVDVQQFYDLLSGSLEVIRKWAEKIQGFAELPKEDQDLLLESSFLELFILRLAYSSKPEEGKLIFCNGVVLHRMQCVRGFGEWIDSIIDFAHSLQRMNIDVPSFSCLSALVIITDRHGLKEPKKVEELQSRIINCLKEHVPSSLSEQNRSNCLSKLLGKLPELRTLCTQGLQRIFYLKLEDLVPPPPIVEKIFMDTLPF, from the exons ATGCAGGACTGGAGCACAGTGAGCAGTGCAGGGTCCGGGGAGACACAGACACAGTGCTGGAAGGGCTGGAGAGCAGCATCGCAGCCTGCGGACAGCCCGCACCGGGGACCTCCAGCTGACACGTCTG AAATGCCCTGTATTCAAGCACAGTATGGAAGTCTGTCTCAATGTGCAGGCCCCAGTGACAATTATGTTCCAGACATCTTAAACTCTGAGTTCAGTAAGTTCACCATGGACCTTGTTAACAGTGAAATTGCAGCTTCCACTTCATTGCCCAGTTTCAGCACCTTCATGGACGGTTACACTGGAGAATTTGATGCTTTTCTCTACCAGATACCTTCATCAACACCCCAGTCATCACTGAAGGTGGAGGAGTTTCAAGTGTTCGGCTGTTATCCAGGTTCTTTCACAAATCAGGTGGATGAAACCATGTCATCGAGTGGTTCAGATTATTATGGAAGCCCTTGTTCCATCCCATCTCCATCTACACCAGGTTTCCAGAATCCTCAAGTTCCTACATGGGAGAGCTCTTATGGAGCCTACTCTCCAACTCAGAATTATGACAGCATGAGGCCATGGACTGATCAACAGAAAAACAGCATTCCAcagtcttcttttttttcttttgggacACCATCTCACAGCCCAAACATGGCTCCCAATTCATTAAAGATGACCCAAGGTCCGCATAGACTTGAACAGCAGGTTGTGGATCCTGATGTGTTTGCACTAGCACAAAGCTCTTCTGCCGGATTTCCCACTATCCCTATTGGTCAGGGGCCTGTGGTACTGGATAGCTCGGTTATATTGGACAGTCCTTTATCTCCTTCGAAAGCACGGAGTCCCAGCTCAAACGAAGGGCGCTGTGCTGTCTGCGGAGATAATGCTTCATGTCAACATTACGGCGTACGAACCTGTGAAGGCTGTAAAGGTTTTTTCAAG AGGACTGTACAGAAAAATGCCAAGTACATCTGCTTGGCTAACAAGGACTGTCCCGTGGACAAAAGGCGCAGGAATCGCTGCCAGTTCTGTCGGTTTCAAAAATGCTTAGCAGTGGGAATGGTAAAAGAAG TTGTACGTACAGACAGCTTAAAGGGCAGGAGGGGTCGCCTTCCATCAAAACCAAAGCCAGTTTCAGACTCTTCTCCGGTCAGTCTCATCAACTCACTGGTGAGGGCGCACATCGACACCATCCCCAATTCTAGCAATCTGGATTACTCACAG TACCAAGAGAACGTCCCCATTCTGCTGGAGAAGGAGAATCCTGTAGATGTGCAGCAGTTCTACGACCTCCTGTCTGGTTCTTTGGAAGTGATCCGCAAATGGGCTGAGAAAATCCAGGGCTTTGCAGAGCTTCCTAAAGAAGATCAGGATCTTCTTCTGGAGTCTTCTTTCCTGGAACTCTTCATCCTTCGACTTGCTTACAG CTCAAAGCCTGAGGAGGGGAAGCTAATCTTCTGCAATGGAGTGGTTCTTCATCGAATGCAGTGTGTCAGAGGGTTTGGCGAGTGGATTGACTCTATCATTGACTTTGCACACAGCCTCCAACGTATGAATATTGATGTCCCATCATTTTCCTGTCTCTCTGCCCTTGTTATCATCACAG ACCGACATGGCCTGAAAGAACCCAAGAAAGTAGAAGAACTGCAAAGCAGGATTATCAATTGCCTTAAAGAGCATGTACCATCAAGCCTGAGTGAGCAGAACCGATCCAACTGTCTGTCCAAGTTACTGGGCAAACTTCCTGAGCTCCGCACTTTGTGTACGCAGGGCCTCCAGCGCATTTTTTACCTGAAGTTAGAGGATCTAGTACCACCTCCTCCTATCGTAGAGAAGATCTTCATGGACACACTGCCCTTCTAA
- the NR4A1 gene encoding nuclear receptor subfamily 4immunitygroup A member 1 isoform X1, producing MQDWSTVSSAGSGETQTQCWKGWRAASQPADSPHRGPPADTSEMPCIQAQYGSLSQCAGPSDNYVPDILNSEFSKFTMDLVNSEIAASTSLPSFSTFMDGYTGEFDAFLYQIPSSTPQSSLKVEEFQVFGCYPGSFTNQVDETMSSSGSDYYGSPCSIPSPSTPGFQNPQVPTWESSYGAYSPTQNYDSMRPWTDQQKNSIPQSSFFSFGTPSHSPNMAPNSLKMTQGPHRLEQQVVDPDVFALAQSSSAGFPTIPIGQGPVVLDSSVILDSPLSPSKARSPSSNEGRCAVCGDNASCQHYGVRTCEGCKGFFKRTVQKNAKYICLANKDCPVDKRRRNRCQFCRFQKCLAVGMVKEVLTRNMILSVVRTDSLKGRRGRLPSKPKPVSDSSPVSLINSLVRAHIDTIPNSSNLDYSQYQENVPILLEKENPVDVQQFYDLLSGSLEVIRKWAEKIQGFAELPKEDQDLLLESSFLELFILRLAYSSKPEEGKLIFCNGVVLHRMQCVRGFGEWIDSIIDFAHSLQRMNIDVPSFSCLSALVIITDRHGLKEPKKVEELQSRIINCLKEHVPSSLSEQNRSNCLSKLLGKLPELRTLCTQGLQRIFYLKLEDLVPPPPIVEKIFMDTLPF from the exons ATGCAGGACTGGAGCACAGTGAGCAGTGCAGGGTCCGGGGAGACACAGACACAGTGCTGGAAGGGCTGGAGAGCAGCATCGCAGCCTGCGGACAGCCCGCACCGGGGACCTCCAGCTGACACGTCTG AAATGCCCTGTATTCAAGCACAGTATGGAAGTCTGTCTCAATGTGCAGGCCCCAGTGACAATTATGTTCCAGACATCTTAAACTCTGAGTTCAGTAAGTTCACCATGGACCTTGTTAACAGTGAAATTGCAGCTTCCACTTCATTGCCCAGTTTCAGCACCTTCATGGACGGTTACACTGGAGAATTTGATGCTTTTCTCTACCAGATACCTTCATCAACACCCCAGTCATCACTGAAGGTGGAGGAGTTTCAAGTGTTCGGCTGTTATCCAGGTTCTTTCACAAATCAGGTGGATGAAACCATGTCATCGAGTGGTTCAGATTATTATGGAAGCCCTTGTTCCATCCCATCTCCATCTACACCAGGTTTCCAGAATCCTCAAGTTCCTACATGGGAGAGCTCTTATGGAGCCTACTCTCCAACTCAGAATTATGACAGCATGAGGCCATGGACTGATCAACAGAAAAACAGCATTCCAcagtcttcttttttttcttttgggacACCATCTCACAGCCCAAACATGGCTCCCAATTCATTAAAGATGACCCAAGGTCCGCATAGACTTGAACAGCAGGTTGTGGATCCTGATGTGTTTGCACTAGCACAAAGCTCTTCTGCCGGATTTCCCACTATCCCTATTGGTCAGGGGCCTGTGGTACTGGATAGCTCGGTTATATTGGACAGTCCTTTATCTCCTTCGAAAGCACGGAGTCCCAGCTCAAACGAAGGGCGCTGTGCTGTCTGCGGAGATAATGCTTCATGTCAACATTACGGCGTACGAACCTGTGAAGGCTGTAAAGGTTTTTTCAAG AGGACTGTACAGAAAAATGCCAAGTACATCTGCTTGGCTAACAAGGACTGTCCCGTGGACAAAAGGCGCAGGAATCGCTGCCAGTTCTGTCGGTTTCAAAAATGCTTAGCAGTGGGAATGGTAAAAGAAG TACTAACCAGGAATATGATTCTTTCAGTTGTACGTACAGACAGCTTAAAGGGCAGGAGGGGTCGCCTTCCATCAAAACCAAAGCCAGTTTCAGACTCTTCTCCGGTCAGTCTCATCAACTCACTGGTGAGGGCGCACATCGACACCATCCCCAATTCTAGCAATCTGGATTACTCACAG TACCAAGAGAACGTCCCCATTCTGCTGGAGAAGGAGAATCCTGTAGATGTGCAGCAGTTCTACGACCTCCTGTCTGGTTCTTTGGAAGTGATCCGCAAATGGGCTGAGAAAATCCAGGGCTTTGCAGAGCTTCCTAAAGAAGATCAGGATCTTCTTCTGGAGTCTTCTTTCCTGGAACTCTTCATCCTTCGACTTGCTTACAG CTCAAAGCCTGAGGAGGGGAAGCTAATCTTCTGCAATGGAGTGGTTCTTCATCGAATGCAGTGTGTCAGAGGGTTTGGCGAGTGGATTGACTCTATCATTGACTTTGCACACAGCCTCCAACGTATGAATATTGATGTCCCATCATTTTCCTGTCTCTCTGCCCTTGTTATCATCACAG ACCGACATGGCCTGAAAGAACCCAAGAAAGTAGAAGAACTGCAAAGCAGGATTATCAATTGCCTTAAAGAGCATGTACCATCAAGCCTGAGTGAGCAGAACCGATCCAACTGTCTGTCCAAGTTACTGGGCAAACTTCCTGAGCTCCGCACTTTGTGTACGCAGGGCCTCCAGCGCATTTTTTACCTGAAGTTAGAGGATCTAGTACCACCTCCTCCTATCGTAGAGAAGATCTTCATGGACACACTGCCCTTCTAA